One part of the Neoarius graeffei isolate fNeoGra1 chromosome 2, fNeoGra1.pri, whole genome shotgun sequence genome encodes these proteins:
- the LOC132880261 gene encoding cilia- and flagella-associated protein 206-like, producing the protein MSLLRRDKEQQLNELTMIVTGIRLFNKDSGKGGESIEDLLAVLNEALPAASTDIERELEGTQRLAWRYTTLLERRSESDTDAKLNRDLLTQALYNVRQHEAFLKIILADVMTCAKQVEALHTDLMSRMKVLKATVHAKTAVPTSQVFPHFTALARLWAGLQDEMVLLNMLRSMALSLRPFLSAQSQLLENVQLDQMLRGETVKSDAERAAESSEERLDPEEMKSSEWILPETTANFEQLFLQYRGVCGYTLVEKNGLLLPGNPNIGILKHREKYYSFSSKQAAYQFASNADEYIELIAERAKRSPELIQLLELHQQFASVTPYSQMQSGEKLLVKPISKSESSTQTDTHLLESSIVRSYEWNEWELRRKAIKLANLRHKVTHSTRTDLSHMRRHNTTQTFLPKEAACQTKRDGQSNVPRPQVYLAGLRGGPTTPMTKLDLTPDVHE; encoded by the exons ATGTCTCTGCTCAGGCGTGATAAAGAACAGCAGCTGAACGAGCTCACCATGATCGTCACCGGGATTCGCCTCTTCAACAAGGACAGCGGGAAAGGAGGAGAGAGCATCGAGGACT TGCTGGCCGTCCTGAACGAGGCTCTTCCTGCTGCCAGCACAGATATAGAGCGTGAACTGGAAGGGACGCAACGTTTGGCTTGGCGCTACACCACTCTGCTGGAGAGACGCTCTGAATCCGACACTGACGCCAAGCTAAACAGGGACCTGCTCACACAGGCCCTGTACAATGTACGCCAACATGAAGCCTTCCTCAAAATCATACTG GCGGATGTGATGACATGTGCAAAGCAAGTGGAGGCTCTTCACACTGACCTCATGTCGAGGATGAAGGTGCTGAAGGCCACAGTTCACGCCAAAACTGCAGTACCAACCTCCCAAGTGTTC CCTCATTTCACAGCATTGGCCAGGCTGTGGGCGGGGCTTCAGGATGAGATGGTCTTGTTGAACATGCTCCGGAGCATGGCGCTCAGCCTGAGGCCGTTCCTCTCGGCTCAGTCGCAACTTCTCGAGAACGTTCAGTTGGATCAGATGCTCCGCGGTGAAACCGTCAAATCTGACGCAGAGAGAGCTGCTGAGAGCTCAG AGGAGCGGCTTGATCCAGAGGAGATGAAATCGTCCGAGTGGATTCTGCCCGAGACCACGGCGAACTTTGAGCAGCTCTTCCTGCAGTACAGGGGTGTGTGTGGATACACTCTTGTCGAGAAGAACGGCCTCTTGCTCCCAG GCAATCCGAACATCGGCATCCTGAAGCACAGGGAGAAATATTACAGCTTCAGCTCCAAGCAGGCCGCGTATCAGTTCGCCTCAAACGCAGACGAGTACATCGAACTGATCGCGGAAAGAGCGAAGAGATCTCCGGAACTGATCCAGCTGCTCGAGCTTCATCAGCAGTTTGCCAGCGTCACTCCGTACTCTCAG ATGCAGTCAGGTGAGAAATTGTTGGTGAAACCCATCAGCAAAAGTGAAAGCAGCACACAGACGGACACACACCTGCTGGAGAGCAGCATCGTCAGATCTTACGAGTGGAACGAGTGGGAGCTGAGACGGAAAGCCATCAAACTG GCGAACCTGCGCCATAAGGTAACCCACTCGACGCGGACTGACCTGAGCCACATGAGGAGACACAACACCACGCAGACGTTCCTTCCGAAAGAAGCCGCCTGCCAGACGAAGAGAGACGGACAGAGTAACGTACCGAGACCTCAAGTCTACCTGGCTGGGCTGAGAGGAGGACCAACCACTCCCATGACCAAACTCGATTTAACTCCagatgtgcatgaatag